The Glycine soja cultivar W05 chromosome 6, ASM419377v2, whole genome shotgun sequence genome has a window encoding:
- the LOC114414854 gene encoding LRR receptor-like serine/threonine-protein kinase ERECTA — protein sequence MAFRFGLLLLVSLLCLDSISSVNSHVGETLLEIKKWFRDVDNVLYDWTDSTSSDYCVWRGVTCDNVTFNVVALNLSGLNLEGEISPAIGRLNSLISIDFKENRLSGQIPDELGDCSSLKSIDLSFNEIRGDIPFSVSKMKQLENLILKNNQLIGPIPSTLSQVPNLKILDLAQNNLSGEIPRLIYWNEVLQYLGLRGNNLVGSLSPDMCQLTGLWYFDVRNNSLTGSIPENIGNCTTLGVLDLSYNKLTGEIPFNIGYLQVATLSLQGNKLSGHIPSVIGLMQALTVLDLSCNMLSGPIPPILGNLTYTEKLYLHGNKLTGLIPPELGNMTNLHYLELNDNHLSGHIPPELGKLTDLFDLNVANNNLEGPVPDNLSLCKNLNSLNVHGNKLSGTVPSAFHSLESMTYLNLSSNKLQGSIPVELSRIGNLDTLDISNNNIIGSIPSSIGDLEHLLKLNLSRNHLTGFIPAEFGNLRSVMDIDLSNNQLSGLIPEELSQLQNIISLRLEKNKLSGDVSSLANCFSLSLLNVSYNNLVGVIPTSKNFSRFSPDSFIGNPGLCGDWLDLSCHGSNSTERVTLSKAAILGIAIGALVILFMILLAACRPHNPTSFADGSFDKPVNYSPPKLVILHINMTLHVYDDIMRMTENLSEKYIIGYGASSTVYKCVLKNCKPVAIKKLYSHYPQYLKEFETELETVGSVKHRNLVSLQGYSLSTYGNLLFYDYMENGSLWDLLHGPTKKKKLDWDLRLKIALGSAQGLAYLHHDCSPLIIHRDVKSSNILLDKDFEPHLADFGIAKSLCPSKTHTSTYIMGTIGYIDPEYARTSRLTEKSDVYSYGIVLLELLTGRKAVDNESNLHHLILSKTANDGVMETVDPDITTTCRDMGAVKKVFQLALLCTKKQPVDRPTMHEVTRVLGSLVPSITLPKQTDSTQVLLPDSQSSAKMQCYKDEYANLKTPHLVNCPSMSTSDAQLFLKFGEVISQNSH from the exons aTGGCGTTTCGGTTTGGACTACTCCTTCTGGTTTCTCTTCTTTGTTTGGATTCAATTAGTTCCGTGAATTCACACGTCG GAGAAACGTTGTTGGAGATAAAGAAGTGGTTCAGGGATGTGGATAACGTCCTGTATGACTGGACAGACTCAACTTCTTCTGATTATTGTGTTTGGAGAGGTGTTACGTGTGATAATGTCACTTTCAACGTGGTTGCACT caATCTTTCGGGGTTGAATCTTGAGGGCGAAATTTCACCTGCAATAGGGAGACTTAACAGCTTGATCTCTAT TGATTTCAAGGAAAACCGTTTATCTGGCCAGATACCTGACGAACTTGGTGATTGTTCCTCTTTGAAAAGCAT AGACTTGTCATTTAATGAGATTCGGGGAGATATACCGTTTTCGGTTTCAAAGATGAAACAGCTGGAAAATCT aattttgaaaaataatcagCTAATTGGACCAATCCCTTCAACACTCTCTCAGGTTCCTAACTTGAAGATTCT AGACCTGGCACAGAATAATCTTAGCGGGGAGATACCAAGACTTATATATTGGAATGAAGTTTTGCAATATCT TGGCTTGCGAGGTAACAATTTGGTGGGTTCACTTTCTCCAGACATGTGCCAGTTAACTGGATTGTGGTATTT TGACGTGAGAAACAATAGCTTGACGGGCAGTATTCCTGAAAACATAGGCAATTGTACTACTTTAGGGGTCTT GGATTTATCCTACAACAAGCTAACCGGAGAGATACCATTCAATATTGGGTATCTGCAAGTAGCAACTCT GTCATTGCAAGGCAATAAACTCTCAGGGCATATTCCATCAGTGATTGGTCTGATGCAAGCGCTTACTGTCTT AGATTTGAGTTGTAACATGTTAAGTGGACCAATCCCTCCTATCTTGGGAAATTTGACCTACACAGAAAAATT GTATTTACATGGAAACAAGCTGACTGGCCTCATCCCCCCAGAACTTGGAAATATGACAAACCTTCACTATTT GGAATTGAATGACAACCATTTAAGTGGACATATCCCACCTGAGCTTGGAAAGCTTACTGATTTGTTTGACTT AAATGTCGCCAACAACAACCTTGAGGGTCCAGTTCCTGATAATCTTAGCTTGTGTAAAAACCTCAACAGCCT CAATGTGCATGGGAATAAGCTGAGTGGAACAGTCCCCTCAGCTTTTCATAGCTTGGAGAGTATGACCTATCT GAATCTTTCTTCAAACAAGCTTCAAGGCTCCATTCCAGTTGAACTTTCACGGATTGGTAATTTGGATACACT GGatatatcaaataataatataattggtTCTATTCCTTCTTCCATTGGTGACTTGGAACATCTTCTGAAGTT GAATCTGAGCAGAAATCATTTAACAGGGTTTATTCCAGCAGAATTTGGAAATCTAAGAAGTGTCATGGATAT TGATCTTTCAAATAATCAACTCTCTGGCTTGATTCCTGAAGAACTTAGTCAGCTTCAGAACATTATATCCTT GAGACTAGAAAAGAACAAATTATCTGGGGATGTGTCTTCGCTTGCAAATTGCTTTAGTCTTTCTCTACT TAATGTCTCTTATAACAACCTAGTTGGTGTTATTCCCACAAGCAAGAATTTTTCCAGGTTTTCCCCTGACAG TTTTATTGGAAATCCTGGTCTTTGTGGTGATTGGCTGGATTTGTCTTGTCATGGGTCAAACTCTACAGAGCGAG TTACCTTGTCCAAGGCAGCTATCCTGGGAATTGCAATAGGCGCCCTTGTGATTCTTTTTATGATATTGCTAGCTGCTTGCCGACCACACAATCCAACTTCTTTCGCTGATGGATCTTTTGACAAACCAG TCAATTACTCACCTCCGAAGCTAGTGATTCTTCACATTAATATGACACTTCATGTGTATGATGATATCATGAGGATGACTGAAAACCTAAGTGAGAAGTATATAATCGGGTATGGTGCATCGAGTACAGTTTATAAATGTGTCCTTAAAAATTGCAAGCCGGTGGCTATCAAGAAGCTCTATTCCCACTACCCACAATACTTGAAAGAGTTTGAGACTGAGCTTGAGACAGTTGGTAGCGTTAAGCACAGAAATCTGGTCAGTCTCCAAGGCTACTCTTTGTCAACGTACGGAAATCTTCTCTTTTATGACTACATGGAAAATGGCAGTCTATGGGATCTTCTGCATG GACCTACCAAGAAGAAAAAGCTTGATTGGGATCTTCGTCTAAAAATAGCACTAGGATCAGCCCAAGGGCTTGCTTATCTACACCATGATTGCAGTCCACTCATCATTCACAGGGACGTGAAATCATCTAATATTTTACTAGACAAAGACTTTGAGCCCCATCTCGCTGATTTCGGCATTGCAAAAAGTCTATGCCCATCTAAGACCCACACTTCAACTTACATAATGGGCACAATTGGCTACATAGACCCTGAGTATGCTAGAACTTCCCGCCTCACTGAGAAGTCCGATGTGTATAGCTATGGTATCGTATTGCTTGAGCTTCTAACTGGGAGGAAAGCTGTTGACAACGAATCAAACCTCCATCATCTG ATTTTGTCCAAGACAGCTAATGATGGCGTAATGGAAACCGTTGATCCAGATATTACTACCACATGCAGGGACATGGGAGCAGTAAAAAAGGTTTTTCAGCTTGCTCTTTTATGCACAAAGAAGCAACCAGTCGATAGGCCTACAATGCATGAAGTGACTCGCGTGCTGGGAAGCCTTGTGCCATCCATAACCCTACCAAAACAAACTGACTCAACACAAGTGCTGCTACCTGATTCTCAGTCATCTGCTAAAATGCAATGCTACAAAGATGAATATGCAAATCTCAAAACTCCTCACTTGGTTAACTGTCCTTCCATGAGCACCTCTGATGCACAACTCTTCCTCAAATTTGGGGAAGTAATATCACAAAATAGTCACTGA